The genomic region TCACCGGACCATGTTATACTGTGGGCCGACTATGCAGTCTCGGCAGATGTTACAGTTGCAACTACACGGGTAGTGGCCTGAAACGGAAAGGGGGAGCGTGTGACTGCACGCGGGAGAACGAACGCGATTGACTTAAATCCCGTCGTAGCGCGGTGAAAGTGAAAGTGCAAGACAGCATCCGGGTAGAGTTGCGCACCGCTACTGCTCGTCACAGGACGCGACCGTCGGCTAGCCGGACAGAACTGTTTTACACTCGGTATCCCAGAACGTAGTAGATGGATACCTGGCTGCGACGGACGCTATTGTATATCGTCGCGCTTGGCGGCATCATTCTGGGGTATGCGTTTGCATACGACTACGGAATGGTGGCGTTTGAAAACGATCCGCAACCGTTCCTGCGGTCGCTTCGCGTCGTGGTCGAAACGTTCACCACGACCGGGTACGGCTCGGACGCACCATGGAGCACCACGGAGATGCGGCTGCTCGTCATCGTGATGGATATCACCGGCGTCGTGCTCATTTTCCTCGCACTTCCGGTGTTGCTGTTTCCGCTGTTCGAAGAGGCGATGGCGACGAAAGCTCCGAACACCGTCGAGAACGGCCTCAGCGATCATGTCGTTATCTGTCAGTTCTCCCCCCGCGGTGAAACGCTCGTCACCGAACTCGACACCTGGGACGTTGACTACGTCATCGTCGAACCAGACCGGGACCGGGCTAACGACCTCTATGAAGACGGGTACTATGTCATCCACGCCGACCCACAGTCCGTCGATGGACTCGAACGAGCCCATCTGTCATCCGCCCGCGCACTGGTCGCTGACGCGTCCGACCAAGTCAACACCAGTATCATCCTCACTGCCCGCGAGGTCGACGAGTCCGTCCAGACCGTCAGCGTTGTCAAGGAGCCCGACCGCGCGAAGTACCACGACCTCGCCGGCGCCGACGCCGTCCTATCGCCGCGCGGACTGCTCGGCGAGAGCCTCGCGAGCAAGGTGACGACCGGCGTCTCGACGACGCTCGGGGACTCGATAGAGATCGGCGAGGACTTCGACATCGCCGAACTGCCAATCCACCGCGGGAGCGATCTCGTCGGAACGACGCTGGCCGACAGCGGCATCCGCGAGGAGACCGGCGTCAATGTCATCGGCGCGTGGTTCCGTGGCCAGTTCGTGAGTCCGCCCGACCCCGACGCCGAGCTTGACGGTAGTACAGTCCTACTGGTGTCGGGGACTGAGTCCCAACTGGAGCAGCTCAAACAGCTGACCCTCTCCAGCGTGCGTGGCTTCCGCCGCGGAGAGACGGTAATCATCGGTGCCGGCGAGGTCGGCCAGACGATCACGTCAGCGCTTACGAACGCCGGGGTGCCGCATACGGTGCTTGATCAGACCGACGCACAGGGCGTCGATGTCGTCGGCGACGCGACAGATCCCGAAGAGCTACGACACGCTGGCGTTGGCACAGCCAGAACGGTTATTCTCGCCCTGTCGGAGGACACCGATACCGAGTTCGCGACACTTGTCATCCGTGACCTCAACCCGGACGTCGAAATCATCGCCCGTGCCGAGGAAAGCGAGAACGTCCAGAAAATGTACCGGGCGGGCGCTGACTACGTCCTTGCGCTGTCAACGGTCAGCGGCCGGATGCTTGCCTCCACAATTCTCGAAGACGAGGACGTTATCTCGATGGACCAGCAAGTCGAGGTCATCCGCGTCGCCGCTAACGGCCTCGGAAATACGACGATCGGCGAGGCCGATGTCCGCTCACGGACAGGCTGTACAGTCGTCGCCATCGAGCGCAACGGCGCCGTCATCACCGACCTCGGTCCTGACGTGACTATCGAACCGAGCGATAAGCTCGTCATCGCCGGCACCGACGACGGCGTGACGCGGTTCAAGTCGGTGTTTGGCTAACCACCTTTTTCAGCGTCGGGTCGCCTTCGGCGACCACTCCTCGAAAAACGTGGGCGAAAAAAGCGCGAATCGCCTCGCGATTCGCGTGAAACCGCGACCAAGGCCGCGGTATACTAGTCTCGCTTCCCTTCTTCGCCTTCGCAAGCGGCCACGCGGTAGTAACAGGTTAGTGACGACTGACAGCGGGGGCGTCCTACCGCTCGTCCAGCGGCACGAACTCCGTCTCGTCGGTGTTCTTGCCGACGTAGCGGGCGCGGGGTCGGATCAGGCGGTTGTCCTCGATGTACTCGAAGACATGGGCGACCCAGCCACCGACCCGGGACATCGCGAAGATGGGGGTGTAAATGTCGATGGGGATACCCATCTGGTAGTAGGTCGACGCCGAGTAGAAGTCGACGTTCGGGGCCAGTCCCTTCTCTTCCATGAGGTAGTCCTCGATGGTGGTCGACATCTCATACCACTTGAGCGTCCCGGCGGCCTCGCCGAGTTCCTTCGAGCGCTCGCCGAGAATCTTCGCGCGCGGGTCCTTGACGTTGTAGACGCGGTGGCCGAAGCCGGAGACGCGGCGGCCCTCGTCGAGGGCGTTCTTGACCCAGTCGAGCGGGTCGGATTCGGCGTCGTCGACCTCCTTTAGCATCTCCATAACGTCCTGATTGGCCCCGCCGTGCAGCGGTCCCTTCAGCGTCCCGATAGCAGAGGTGACCGCGCTGTGAACGTCCGACAGCGTCGACGCCGTCGTGATAGCCGAGAACGTCGAGGCGTTGAGGCCATGGTCTGCGTGGAGCACAAGCGCCTGGTCGAACACGTCGGCGAGCACGTCGTCCGGCTCCTCACCATTGAGCATGTAGAGGAAATTCGCCGCGTGGTCGAGGTCGTCGCGGGGTTCGACGGGTTCCTTGCCGTCGCGGATGCGCGTGAACGCCGCGATGATTGTCGGGATTTTAGCCGTGATCCGCCGTCCAGTTTCAAGATTGACCGTCTCGTCGGTCGGTTCGGCGTCCTCGGGCGCAGGGTCGAACGCCGAGAGCATCGACACCGCAGTCCGGAGCGCTGCCATCGGGTTCTCGTCCGCTTCGGCGAGCTGTCGCACGGTCGAGATGACATTGTCGTCCACGCCGCGTGCGTCCACCATTGCCTGCTTGAACTCGGAGAGCTCGTCCCGGTTCGGCAGGTGGCCGTGCCAGAGCAGGTACAGCACCTCTTCGTAGCTGGCACCCTTTGCGAGGTCCTCGATGGTGTACCCCCGATACACGAGTTTGCCAGCGTCGCCGTCGATAACGCTGAGTTCGGACTCGGCGACGATGACACCCTCGAGTCCCTTCTTGAGGTCGTCGGACATACGCAATCAGTTCCCTACCTTCCGGGAAAAACATTTTCTTTCTGAGCGTGTGTGGCACAATGTCAGAGAACAGTTATTGGACGACTGTCCAGCAGCTTCCCGTCAAATCCGGGCTGGTGTCCCAGCATATCACCCACACTTGTGTGCAAACGGCCAGTCACGACACATATCGGGGCGCGCTATCTCGCCACACAGTGAGGAACGTTTTTGCTCGGGGCCATCGAACCGGCGGCTATGGACCCGACAGGGACGGTCGAGTACGAACCGGTCAGCGTCAAGCAGGTGCTGGCCGAGATGAAAGACACTGCCGAGTTGCTCATTGACCTCTCGTATTCGGCTGTTCTGCTGGGTAGCGACGACGTGGCTGCGGAGGTGCTGGAATTAGAGGAGAAAATGGACGTGCTCCAGTTGCGCGCGCGCATGAGTCTCCTGATGGCCTGCCGGTCGACGGCGGACGCGGAATCGCTCGCCCCGGTTCTGGGGATGGTTGGGGCCGCTGAGAAGATCAGTGACGCCGCCGGCGACATCGCCAAAATAGTGCTAGAAGATATTGGCCTGCCGGATACAATGCGGGCGGCCCTGCCCGAGGCCGTCGAGACGCTCGTGCGGGCGACGATCGGTTCAGGCTCTCCGCTAGCCGATGAGACGTTGGGGAGCTTGAATCTCGAAACCGAGACGGGTGTCCGGGCGCTGGCGATCCGACGGCAGGGGAACTGGTTGCTCAACCCCGACCGGGAGACGCGCCTTGAAACGGGCGACGTGGTGCTGTTCCGGGGGCCGGAGGACGGTATCTCCGAAGTGTATCAGGACGCGATGGGCGAGGTGTACGAACCGCCGGAGCCACCGGAAGGAGGCGTTCGAGACCTCGAGCGGGCCGTTGACTCCATCGTGTTGATGAAAGACATGGGCGAACTGGCCGTCGACCTGGCCTACGGCGCGGTTCTGTTCGACAGCACGGAGGTCGCCGAGGAAGTCGTCGAACTCGAAGCCGAGGTCGATGCGCTGCAGTCACGGTTCGAGGCCTGGACGCTCCGGGCCGCCGCCGACATCGACGACCCAGTCTCCCTGCGGGGCCTCGTCCATCTGGCCCGGTCGACGGAGGTCGTCTCCGACGCCGCGCTGGAAATGAGCGAGGGTGTCCTGCGAGGGCTGTCGACGCATCCGGTCGTCGCTGAAGCTGTTCAGGAATCCGACGAGATCATCGTCCGAACGACGGTGTACCCCGATAGCGACCTTGCGGGGACGACCATCGGCGACGCGGAAGTTAAGACGGCGACGGGCATGCGGATCATCGCGATACGGCGCGGCGCCGGGGAGAGCGAGCGGACCGGCCGCGAGGGAGGCGACTGGGTCGTCTCACCGGGCCCGGAAACGCAGATTCAGACGGGCGACGTACTCATCGCAAAGGGGACTCGAACCGGCGGCGACCGGCTTACGGACCTAGCAAAGGACGCCTAGCTCTCTACTTGTCTGGCGAGTCGCACGGCCGATACGGCCGTGAACAGCGCTGTCAGCAGCCCACCAAGCGACGTCACGAGAACGAACGCCAGCGCCACGTAG from Haloarcula sp. H-GB4 harbors:
- the citZ gene encoding citrate synthase; the encoded protein is MSDDLKKGLEGVIVAESELSVIDGDAGKLVYRGYTIEDLAKGASYEEVLYLLWHGHLPNRDELSEFKQAMVDARGVDDNVISTVRQLAEADENPMAALRTAVSMLSAFDPAPEDAEPTDETVNLETGRRITAKIPTIIAAFTRIRDGKEPVEPRDDLDHAANFLYMLNGEEPDDVLADVFDQALVLHADHGLNASTFSAITTASTLSDVHSAVTSAIGTLKGPLHGGANQDVMEMLKEVDDAESDPLDWVKNALDEGRRVSGFGHRVYNVKDPRAKILGERSKELGEAAGTLKWYEMSTTIEDYLMEEKGLAPNVDFYSASTYYQMGIPIDIYTPIFAMSRVGGWVAHVFEYIEDNRLIRPRARYVGKNTDETEFVPLDER
- a CDS encoding potassium channel family protein, which translates into the protein MDPTGTVEYEPVSVKQVLAEMKDTAELLIDLSYSAVLLGSDDVAAEVLELEEKMDVLQLRARMSLLMACRSTADAESLAPVLGMVGAAEKISDAAGDIAKIVLEDIGLPDTMRAALPEAVETLVRATIGSGSPLADETLGSLNLETETGVRALAIRRQGNWLLNPDRETRLETGDVVLFRGPEDGISEVYQDAMGEVYEPPEPPEGGVRDLERAVDSIVLMKDMGELAVDLAYGAVLFDSTEVAEEVVELEAEVDALQSRFEAWTLRAAADIDDPVSLRGLVHLARSTEVVSDAALEMSEGVLRGLSTHPVVAEAVQESDEIIVRTTVYPDSDLAGTTIGDAEVKTATGMRIIAIRRGAGESERTGREGGDWVVSPGPETQIQTGDVLIAKGTRTGGDRLTDLAKDA
- a CDS encoding TrkA family potassium uptake protein; protein product: MDTWLRRTLLYIVALGGIILGYAFAYDYGMVAFENDPQPFLRSLRVVVETFTTTGYGSDAPWSTTEMRLLVIVMDITGVVLIFLALPVLLFPLFEEAMATKAPNTVENGLSDHVVICQFSPRGETLVTELDTWDVDYVIVEPDRDRANDLYEDGYYVIHADPQSVDGLERAHLSSARALVADASDQVNTSIILTAREVDESVQTVSVVKEPDRAKYHDLAGADAVLSPRGLLGESLASKVTTGVSTTLGDSIEIGEDFDIAELPIHRGSDLVGTTLADSGIREETGVNVIGAWFRGQFVSPPDPDAELDGSTVLLVSGTESQLEQLKQLTLSSVRGFRRGETVIIGAGEVGQTITSALTNAGVPHTVLDQTDAQGVDVVGDATDPEELRHAGVGTARTVILALSEDTDTEFATLVIRDLNPDVEIIARAEESENVQKMYRAGADYVLALSTVSGRMLASTILEDEDVISMDQQVEVIRVAANGLGNTTIGEADVRSRTGCTVVAIERNGAVITDLGPDVTIEPSDKLVIAGTDDGVTRFKSVFG